DNA from Sphingomonas sp. R1:
TCGAAGCCATGGTGAACAGCAGGAACAGCACGGCATAGCGCGGCATGTTGATCGCGAGGCCGCCATAGCGGTCGATCTCACGGGTGTGCAGGCGATCATAGATGATGCCGACGCACAGGAAGAGCGCGCCCGACACCACGCCGTGGCCCAGCATCACCATCATCGCACCGTCGATGCCGTTCGCGTTGAAGGCGAACAGGCCCATGGTGACGATCGCCATGTGCGCGACCGACGAATAGGCGATCAGCTTCTTCATGTCGCTCTGCACGAGCGCGACGAGCGAGGTGTAGACCACCGCGACGCAGGACAGGCCGAACACCACCCACATGAACTGCACCGACGCGACCGGGAACATCGGCAGCGAGAAGCGCAGGAAGCCATAGCCGCCGAGCTTCAGCAGTACGCCCGCCAGGATGACCGAGCCGGCGGTCGGCGCCTGGACGTGCGCGTCGGGAAGCCAGGTGTGGACCGGCCACATCGGCATCTTCACCGCGAACGAGGCGAAGAAGGCCAGCCACAGCCAGGTCTGCCAGCTTGCCGGGAAGTCGTGCGCCATCAGGAATGGGATCGAGGTGGTGCCGGTGCTCAGCACCATCGCGATCATCGCGATGAGCATCAGCAGCGAGCCGAGCAGCGTGTACAGGAAGAACTTGTACGACGCGTAGATGCGGTTCACGCCGCCCCAGATGCCGATGATCAGATACATCGGGATCAGGCCACCTTCGAAGAAGATGTAGAACAGGAACAGGTCCTGCGCGGCGAAGGTGCCGATCATCAGCACTTCGGTCGCGAGGAACGCCGCCATGTACTCGGGCACGCGCTTGGTGACCGAGAGCCAGCTGGCGCCGATGCAGATCGGCATCAGGAACAGCGAGAGCTCGATCAGCAGGAAGGCGAAGCCGTCGATGCCGAGCGCCCAGGAGAACTCGACGCCGCCCATCTTGAACAGCGTGACATGCTCGACGAACTGCCACTGCGGGGCACCGTCGCCATGCTGGAACTGGGTCCAGAGCCAGGCGCCGAGCGCCAGGTTGACGAGCGTCGCGAGGAGCGCCGTCCAGCGGGCGCCCTGGGCGCCCACGAACAGGCAGACCACTGCGGCGACCGCGGGCACCGCGAGCAGGACGGAAAGGATCGGAAAGCCGGTCATTATTCCATCACCTCGCAATGACCCAGGTGAGCGCGGCCGTGAGTCCGATCAGCATGACGAAGGCATAGGTGTAGAGATACCCCGATTGCAGCTTGACGGCCCCGAAGCTTCCGAACTGCACCAGGCGCGCCGCGCCATTAGGGCCGAACCGGTCGATCGTCTGCTCGTCGCCGCGCTTCCAGAACAGTCGCCCGATGGCGAACGCGGGACGCACGAAGAGCAGGTTGTAGAGCTCGTCGAAATACCATTTGTTGAGCAGGAACAGATACAGCGGACGCACCTGCTCGGCGAAGGCCGCCGGGAAGCCCGGCGAAACGATGTACGCGAATACCGCGGTGCCCAGGCCCAGCAGCATCGCCACCGTGGCCGAGAGCTTCACCCACACCGGCACTTCATGCATCGCGTGCATCAGGTGCTCGTTGAAGGCGAGCGCGCCGTGCCAATAGGTCTCGCCCGCGGTCGGCTCGATGAAGGCGCCGTGGAACACGAAGCCTGCCAGCACCGCGCCGATCGACAGCAGGATCAGCGGGATCAGCATGACCAGCGGGCTCTCGTGCGGATGGTAGCCCGCCGTGCCCTCGGCCTCGTGCGCGTGGAGCGCATGGGTGCCGTGCGGCGTATGGCCCGCATCTTCCTGCGCCGGCGCATTGGCATGCTCGCTGCCATGGCCGTGCGTATCATGCGCATGATCGTCGTGATGACCATGGCCGTGCGCGTCGTGCACCGCGTGCTGGATGTGCTCGGAAGCGGCCCAGCGCGGCTTGCCGTGGAAGGTCAGGAACACCACGCGCCACGAGTAGAAGCTCGTCAGCAGCGCGACGACCACGCCGACCCAGAACACGCCGGTGTTGCCCGAGGCGAAGGCCGCCTCGATGATCGCGTCCTTCGAGTGGAAGCCGGCAAAGCCGAACGCCACCGGGTTGCCGAACAGCGCGGGGATGCCGACGCCGGTGATCGCGAGCGTGCCCGCCATCATCGCCGTGTAGGTCAGCGGGATCTTCTTCCACAGGCCGCCATAATAGCGCATGTCCTGCTCGTGGTGCATCGCATGGATCACCGAGCCGGCGCCGAGGAACAGCAGCGCCTTGAAGAAGGCGTGCGTGAACAGGTGGAACATCGCCGCGCCGTACGCGCCGACGCCCGCTGCGAAGAACATGTAGCCGAGCTGCGAACAGGTCGAATAGGCGATCACGCGCTTGATGTCAGTCTGCGTCGTGCCGACGGTGGCGGCGAAGAAGCAGGTGGCCGCGCCGATCACCATTACGACGTGCATCGCGACCGCGCTCTGCTCGAACAGCGGCGACATGCGGCAGACCATGAACACGCCCGCGGTCACCATGGTGGCGGCGTGGATCAGCGCCGACACCGGCGTCGGGCCTTCCATCGCGTCCGGCAACCAGGTGTGCAGGCCGAGCTGCGCCGACTTGCCCATCGCGCCGACGAACAGCAGCAGGCAGAGCACGGTGATCGTGTCGAAGCGATAGCCGAGGAAGCCGATCGTCGAACCCGCATGGTTCGGCGCCGCCGCCAGGATCGTCGGGATGTCGACGGTGCCGAACACCAGGAACACGCCGAAGATGCCGAGCATGAAGCCGAGATCGCCGACGCGGTTGACCACGAAGGCCTTGATCGCGGCGGCATTGGCGCTGGGCTTGCGGAACCAGAAGCCGATCAGCAGGTAGGACGCGAGACCCACGCCTTCCCAGCCGAAGAACATCTGCACCAGGTTGTTCGCCGTCACGAGCATCAGCATCGCGAAGGTGAACAGCGAGAGATAGGCGAAGAAGCGCGGCTGATCCGGCTCCTCGCTCATATAGCCCCAGCTATAGAGGTGGACGAGCGCCGAGACGCTGGTGACCACCACGAGCATCACCGCGGTAAGCGCATCGACGCGCAGTTCCCAGGCGAAGCTCATCGTGCCCGAGGTCATCCAGTGCAGTACCGGGGTGACGCTCGGCGCGGCCGAGCCGCTGAGGTAGGAGAGGAAGATCGGCCAGGACAGGCCGCACGCCACGAACAGCGAGCCCGTGGTGACGATCTTGGGCAGCGCGGCGCCGAACGACTTGTTCACGAGCCCCGCAACGGCTGCCGCGAGGAGCGGCAGGAATACGATGATCAGAATGGACGACATCAGCCCTTCATCCGATTGACGTCGTCGACCGAAATCGTGCCGCGACCGCGGAAATAGATGACCAGGATGGCAAGGCCGATCGCGGCCTCGCCAGCGGCGACGGTCAGCACGAACATCGCGAACACCTGGCCCACCAGGTCGTGCAGGAACGACGAGAAGGCGACGAAATTGAGGTTCACGCTGAGCAGGATGAGCTCGATCGCCATCAGAATGACGATCAGGTTCTTCCGGTTCATGAAGATGCCGAGCACCCCCATGGTGAACAGGATCGCCGAGACGACCAGATAATGGGTTAGCGAGATCACAGCTCCATCCCCTGCCCGACCGCCGGGTTCATGTTACGGGTGGCATCCTTGGCGCGGCGGGCGTTCTGGCGCGCGATGTTCTGCGGCCGCACGTCGCTGCGCTTGCGGTAGGTCAGCACGATCGCGCCGATCATCGCGACGAGCAGCACCAGGCCGGCGCCTTCGAACACGAACAGGTAGCGTGTGTAGAGCAGCGTGCCGATCGCTTCGATGTTCGGCACGCCGTCTTCCACCGGCGCGAGGCGGCGACCCAGCGCCAGCTTG
Protein-coding regions in this window:
- the nuoL gene encoding NADH-quinone oxidoreductase subunit L; the protein is MSSILIIVFLPLLAAAVAGLVNKSFGAALPKIVTTGSLFVACGLSWPIFLSYLSGSAAPSVTPVLHWMTSGTMSFAWELRVDALTAVMLVVVTSVSALVHLYSWGYMSEEPDQPRFFAYLSLFTFAMLMLVTANNLVQMFFGWEGVGLASYLLIGFWFRKPSANAAAIKAFVVNRVGDLGFMLGIFGVFLVFGTVDIPTILAAAPNHAGSTIGFLGYRFDTITVLCLLLFVGAMGKSAQLGLHTWLPDAMEGPTPVSALIHAATMVTAGVFMVCRMSPLFEQSAVAMHVVMVIGAATCFFAATVGTTQTDIKRVIAYSTCSQLGYMFFAAGVGAYGAAMFHLFTHAFFKALLFLGAGSVIHAMHHEQDMRYYGGLWKKIPLTYTAMMAGTLAITGVGIPALFGNPVAFGFAGFHSKDAIIEAAFASGNTGVFWVGVVVALLTSFYSWRVVFLTFHGKPRWAASEHIQHAVHDAHGHGHHDDHAHDTHGHGSEHANAPAQEDAGHTPHGTHALHAHEAEGTAGYHPHESPLVMLIPLILLSIGAVLAGFVFHGAFIEPTAGETYWHGALAFNEHLMHAMHEVPVWVKLSATVAMLLGLGTAVFAYIVSPGFPAAFAEQVRPLYLFLLNKWYFDELYNLLFVRPAFAIGRLFWKRGDEQTIDRFGPNGAARLVQFGSFGAVKLQSGYLYTYAFVMLIGLTAALTWVIAR
- the nuoK gene encoding NADH-quinone oxidoreductase subunit NuoK: MISLTHYLVVSAILFTMGVLGIFMNRKNLIVILMAIELILLSVNLNFVAFSSFLHDLVGQVFAMFVLTVAAGEAAIGLAILVIYFRGRGTISVDDVNRMKG
- a CDS encoding NADH-quinone oxidoreductase subunit M; the encoded protein is MTGFPILSVLLAVPAVAAVVCLFVGAQGARWTALLATLVNLALGAWLWTQFQHGDGAPQWQFVEHVTLFKMGGVEFSWALGIDGFAFLLIELSLFLMPICIGASWLSVTKRVPEYMAAFLATEVLMIGTFAAQDLFLFYIFFEGGLIPMYLIIGIWGGVNRIYASYKFFLYTLLGSLLMLIAMIAMVLSTGTTSIPFLMAHDFPASWQTWLWLAFFASFAVKMPMWPVHTWLPDAHVQAPTAGSVILAGVLLKLGGYGFLRFSLPMFPVASVQFMWVVFGLSCVAVVYTSLVALVQSDMKKLIAYSSVAHMAIVTMGLFAFNANGIDGAMMVMLGHGVVSGALFLCVGIIYDRLHTREIDRYGGLAINMPRYAVLFLLFTMASIGLPGTSNFVGEFFSLAGVYQVSTATALIGTTGIILGAAYMLYLFRRVVWGDLTKDDVKAMPDLDGREVAMLVALAAVVLWMGVYPTSFTAPMRADVARLTQRLDSAAHTASISDSKPTPGAPKAAPAHEASAHGEAH